Within the Nocardioides humi genome, the region GAAGGTGATGGTCATCAAGTAGCCGAGCCCTCCTCCCTCCACGACGACACCGACAGATCCTGATCCCGCAAGGAAAGGCACCATGACCACCACCGTCAGCAACGACCGCTCCACCCTCCTGCCCGCCGTCCGCGAGTTCCTCTCCTCCCCCCGGAAGCTGCTCATCGACGGGGAGTGGGTCGACGCGCAGGACGGCCGGACCTTCGCCACCGTCGACCCCGCGACCGAGGAGGAGCTCGTCCAGGTCGCGCAGGGCTCGGCGGCCGACGTCGACCGTGCCGTCGCCGCCGCCCGTGCGGCCTTCGAGTCCGGGCCGTGGGCGCGGATGACCCCGCGCGAGCGCTCCCACCTGCTGTGGCGCATCGGCGACCTGATCGAGGCCCACGCCGAGGAGCTCGCCCAGCTCGAGGCGCTCGACAACGGCAAGCGGGTCGAGGCGGCGCGCGACGGCGACGTCGCCACCGCCGCCGAGCTGTTCCGCTACTTCGCCGGCTGGGCGACCAAGATGGAGGGCACCACGATCCCCATGTCGGTGCCCGGGCGCGACTTCCACGCCTACACCCGGCGCGAGCCGATCGGCGTCGTGGCCGGCATCGTCCCGTGGAACTTCCCGCTGCTCATGGCCGCGTTCAAGATCGTCCCGGCGATCACGGCCGGCAACACCGTCGTCCTCAAGCCGGCCGAGCAGACGCCGCTCACCGCGCTCCGCCTCGGCGAGCTGCTGCTCGAGGCCGGCGTGCCGGCGGGCGTCGTCAACGTCGTCCCCGGGTACGGCGACACGGGCGCCGCGCTCGTCGACCACCCCGGCGTCGACAAGGTCGCCTTCACGGGCAGCACCGAGGTCGGCAAGAAGATCGCCGCGGCCGCGTCCGGCAACCTGAAGAAGGTCTCGCTCGAGCTCGGCGGCAAGGCGCCCAACATCATCTTCGCCGACGCGGACCTCGACGCGGCCGTCGCCGGCGCCGTGCTGGGCGGCTACTTCAACGAGGGCCAGTGCTGCGTCAACGGCTCGCGCCTCTACGTGCAGCGGGCCGTCTTCGACCAGGTGATCGAGGGCGTCGCCGCGGCCGCGCGCGCGATCCGGCCGGGCAGCGGCTTCGACGCCGCCTCCGACATGGGTCCGCTGGTGTCGCAGGAGCAGCACGAGAAGGTGCTCGGCTACATCCAGGGCGCCGTCGCCGACGGCGCGGTGCTCAGCGCCGGCAGCGGCGACCGCCTCGGCGACCGCGGCTACTTCGTCCAGCCGACCCTGATCACCTCGGTGACCGAGGACATGGCGGTGCAGACCGACGAGATCTTCGGCCCGGTCGTCACCGCGATCCCGTTCGACACCGAGGACGAGGTCGTCGCCGCCGCCAACAACACCGTCTACGGGCTCGCCGCCGGCGTGTGGTCGCAGGACATCGGCACCGCCCACCGGGTCGGCTCCCGCCTCCGCGCCGGAACGGTCTGGCTCAACACCTGGCACGCCGACGACGTCACGCTGCCGCGCGGCGGGTTCAAGCAGTCCGGCTGGGGTCGCGAGCTCGGCTCGTTCGGCCTCGACGACTACACCGAGCTCAAGACGGTCATCGCCGAGCTGCGATGAACGAGATCCGATGACCGACGTCTTCGGGCCGCACCGCGTCGTCCCCGTCGTGGTCCTCGACGACCCGGGCCGCGCCGACGACCTCGGCGCGGCCCTGGCCGCGGGTGGCCTCCCCGTGGCGGAGGTGACCTTCCGGTCGCCGGACGCCCCGGCCGTCCTGCGCCGGATGGCCGACCGCGAGGACCTCGTGGTCGGCGCCGGCACGGTGCTCACCGCGGAGCAGGTCGACCTGGCCCACCGGTCGGGTGCTCGCTTCGTGGTGAGCCCGGGACTGGGCCCCGACGTCGTGCGCCGCTGCCAGCAGCTGGACCTCCCCGTCCTGCCGGGGGTGAGCACCGCCACCGAGGTGATGCAGGCGCTGTCGCTGGGCGTCGACCTGGTGAAGTTCTTCCCGGCCGAGCCGAGCGGCGGCCTGCCCGCGGTCAGCGCGCTGGCCGACGCGTTCCGGCAGGTGCGCTTCGTCCCCACCGGCGGCATCACCGCCGCCCGCGCGCCCGACTACCTGGCCCATCCCGCCGTCGCGGCGGTCGGCGGGACCTGGATGGTCCCACCGGCCCTGCTGAAGGCCGGCCGCTGGGAGGAGGTCGCGGCGCTGTGCGCCGCGGCGGTCGCCGCAACGGCGGCCGACCCGGTCGTCGTACCGGTGACGTCGTGATCGAGCTCCGCCCGGCGGCCGCGTGCGAGCTCGACGTCGTCGCGCTCGGCGAGGTGATGCTGCGGCTGGACCCGGGGGAGAGCCGGATCCGGGCAGCCCGCCGGTTCGAGGTGTGGGAGGGCGGGGGCGAGTACAACGTCGCCCGCGCCCTCGCCGCCGTCTTCGGCCACCGGGCCGGGGTGGTGACCGCTCTCGTGGACAACGAGATCGGCCGGCTGGTCGAGAGCCTGGTCCGGCAGGGCGGGGTCGACACCTCGTTGGTCCGCTGGGAGCCCTTCGACGGGATCGGCCGCCGCGCCCGCAACGGCCTCAACTTCACCGAGCGCGGGTACGGCGTGCGCTCGGCCCTCGGCGTCTCCGACCGCGGCGCGACGGCCGTCAGCCAGCTCGCGCCCGGCATGATCGACTGGGACGACCTCTTCGGCCGGCGCGGCGTGCGCTGGCTGCACACCGGCGGCGTGTTCGCCGGGCTCTCCCCGACGACCGCCGAGGTGGCGCACGAGGCGATGCGCTCCGCCCGCGCCCACGGCACCGTCGTCTCCTACGACACCAACTACCGGCCCAGCCTGTGGGCCGATCGCGGCGGACCCGACCGGGCCCGCGCGGTCAACGCCGAGCTCGCCGCGCACGTCGACGTGCTGATCGGCAACCGCTCCGACTTCCCCGGCGACCCGCCCGACCCGATCGGGCCGCCCGGGTCGGGGGAGACGTTCGCGGCCGCCGCGGCCCTGCTGGCGGCCGACCTCCCCGGGCTGCAGGTCGTCGCGACCACCCGTCGTACCGTCCACTCGGCCGGCGACAACGACTGGCAGGGCCTGGCCTGGTC harbors:
- the eda gene encoding bifunctional 4-hydroxy-2-oxoglutarate aldolase/2-dehydro-3-deoxy-phosphogluconate aldolase, with translation MTDVFGPHRVVPVVVLDDPGRADDLGAALAAGGLPVAEVTFRSPDAPAVLRRMADREDLVVGAGTVLTAEQVDLAHRSGARFVVSPGLGPDVVRRCQQLDLPVLPGVSTATEVMQALSLGVDLVKFFPAEPSGGLPAVSALADAFRQVRFVPTGGITAARAPDYLAHPAVAAVGGTWMVPPALLKAGRWEEVAALCAAAVAATAADPVVVPVTS
- a CDS encoding aldehyde dehydrogenase family protein produces the protein MTTTVSNDRSTLLPAVREFLSSPRKLLIDGEWVDAQDGRTFATVDPATEEELVQVAQGSAADVDRAVAAARAAFESGPWARMTPRERSHLLWRIGDLIEAHAEELAQLEALDNGKRVEAARDGDVATAAELFRYFAGWATKMEGTTIPMSVPGRDFHAYTRREPIGVVAGIVPWNFPLLMAAFKIVPAITAGNTVVLKPAEQTPLTALRLGELLLEAGVPAGVVNVVPGYGDTGAALVDHPGVDKVAFTGSTEVGKKIAAAASGNLKKVSLELGGKAPNIIFADADLDAAVAGAVLGGYFNEGQCCVNGSRLYVQRAVFDQVIEGVAAAARAIRPGSGFDAASDMGPLVSQEQHEKVLGYIQGAVADGAVLSAGSGDRLGDRGYFVQPTLITSVTEDMAVQTDEIFGPVVTAIPFDTEDEVVAAANNTVYGLAAGVWSQDIGTAHRVGSRLRAGTVWLNTWHADDVTLPRGGFKQSGWGRELGSFGLDDYTELKTVIAELR
- a CDS encoding sugar kinase, translating into MIELRPAAACELDVVALGEVMLRLDPGESRIRAARRFEVWEGGGEYNVARALAAVFGHRAGVVTALVDNEIGRLVESLVRQGGVDTSLVRWEPFDGIGRRARNGLNFTERGYGVRSALGVSDRGATAVSQLAPGMIDWDDLFGRRGVRWLHTGGVFAGLSPTTAEVAHEAMRSARAHGTVVSYDTNYRPSLWADRGGPDRARAVNAELAAHVDVLIGNRSDFPGDPPDPIGPPGSGETFAAAAALLAADLPGLQVVATTRRTVHSAGDNDWQGLAWSRDAGPAASVLRPHLPVLDRVGGGDGFAAGLLHGLLTGEDLATCVELGAAHGALAMSTPGDTSMASAAEVRALALGGDAATRR